A window of Trichomycterus rosablanca isolate fTriRos1 chromosome 5, fTriRos1.hap1, whole genome shotgun sequence contains these coding sequences:
- the zgc:123321 gene encoding protein YIPF5-like: MGDFREIDQDFFQTEYYIDDQGQEAYGYDPVYTSPDYQDVDGTSNAYAPSQDPPYAGQMFQPAAPPGNAEYTDSFEEEPPLLEELGINFDHIWQKTLTVLNPMKPADGSIMNETDLTGPVLFCIALGATLLMAGKAHFGFVYGISAMGCMGIHVLLNLMSAYCISFGCVASVLGYCLLPMVALSAFAVFYSLQGVLGTLLAMFVIGWCSLSASKIFSATLDMSGQQLLVAYPCSLLYGVFALLTIF; the protein is encoded by the exons ATGGGAGACTTCAGAGAGATCGATCAAGACTTCTTCCAGACTGAGTATTACATAGATGACCAGGGTCAAGAGGCCTATGGCTATGACCCAGTATACACCAGTCCAGATTACCAAGATGT AGATGGTACATCAAATGCATATGCACCATCACAGGACCCACCTTATGCAGGGCAGATGTTTCAGCCTGCAGCTCCTCCTGGGAATGCTGAATACACTGACTCCTTTGAGGAAGAGCCTCCATTGTTAGAGG AGCTGGGCATTAACTTTGATcacatctggcagaagactctGACTGTGCTGAACCCAATGAAACCAGCAGATGGCAGCATCATGAATGAAACTGATCTAACTGgtcctgttctgttctgcatTGCATTGGGAGCCACTCTTCTTATG GCAGGAAAGGCCCACTTTGGCTTTGTGTATGGAATCAGTGCAATGGGATGTATGGGCATACATGTTTTGCTGAATTTAATGAGTGCATATTGCATATCATTTGGATGTGTGGCTAGTGTGCTAGGATACTGCCTCCTGCCTATGGTGGCACTCTCTGCATTTGCTGTTTTTTACTCACTACA AGGAGTATTAGGAACATTACTGGCCATGTTCGTGATTGGCTGGTGCAGTCTGTCAGCCTCTAAGATCTTCAGTGCCACTCTGGATATGAGTGGACAGCAGCTGCTGGTGGCCTATCCCTGCTCTTTGCTCTATGGAGTCTTCGCCCTTCTCACCATCTTCTGA
- the grxcr1b gene encoding glutaredoxin domain-containing cysteine-rich protein 1 has product MLVMERNMTGREEEGCRPKKRVRFRVASARSGRVLREVYREEEEEEIEDSTDSDTAAGSETEPSRAVSPSVSEANSHLNRLACELHKDNDSDPDDLLVYASTAHEQLFSRKRINIFSKNGTVRGVRDKVSAGQVLFNNLAKVYGGSLHGNRQKRS; this is encoded by the exons ATGTTAGTAATGGAGCGGAACATGACCGGCCGGGAGGAGGAAGGGTGCAGGCCGAAGAAGCGCGTGCGGTTTCGGGTGGCATCAGCACGCAGTGGCCGCGTGCTCAGAGAGGTGTACagggaagaggaggaggaagagattGAGGATTCTACTGATTCGGATACAGCCGCCGGTTCAGAGACCGAGCCGAGCCGAGCCGTCTCTCCCTCCGTCAGCGAGGCTAACAGCCATCTGAACCGCCTGGCGTGTGAGTTACATAAGGACAATGACAGTGACCCGGATGACCTGCTGGTGTACGCGAGCACCGCGCATGAACAGCTCTTTAGTCGTAAACGCATCAACATCTTCAGCAAGAACGGTACAGTGCGCGGAGTCCGGGACAAAGTGAGTGCAGGACAGGTCCTCTTCAACAACCTGGCTAAAGTGTACGGG GGATCTTTGCATGGAAACAGGCAAAAGAGATCATGA